One segment of Streptomyces sp. NBC_01463 DNA contains the following:
- the uppS gene encoding polyprenyl diphosphate synthase, whose product MDGNGRWAQQRSLPRTSGHRAAEATVIDVIEAARSAGVEWLSLYAFSTENWRRPGDEVDFLMRLVRRVVRKHALLLHARGIRCRLLGAEDPRIPAPLAQDFADLMTLTEANRGMTLTVAFDHGGRQDIVAAARSLIRAGVPADAVDQACFAAHLPVPDTPDVDLVIRTSGEQRISNFMLWQVAYAEWVFPPVLWPDFRAPHLLECLHEYRRRDRRFGGVAPQTKGRPQK is encoded by the coding sequence ATGGACGGGAACGGCCGGTGGGCGCAGCAACGCTCCCTGCCGCGCACGTCCGGGCACCGTGCGGCGGAGGCGACGGTGATCGATGTCATCGAGGCGGCGCGGTCGGCGGGGGTCGAATGGCTCAGCCTGTACGCGTTCTCCACCGAGAACTGGCGGCGTCCGGGCGACGAGGTCGACTTTCTCATGCGTCTGGTACGCCGAGTGGTGCGCAAACACGCGCTGCTGCTGCACGCGCGCGGCATCCGATGCCGGCTCCTGGGAGCCGAGGACCCGCGCATTCCCGCCCCGCTGGCCCAGGACTTCGCCGACCTGATGACTCTCACCGAGGCCAATCGCGGCATGACGCTGACCGTGGCGTTCGACCACGGCGGGCGGCAGGACATCGTCGCCGCAGCGCGGTCCCTCATCCGCGCCGGGGTGCCCGCGGATGCCGTCGACCAAGCGTGCTTCGCCGCGCATCTGCCCGTGCCCGACACGCCTGACGTGGACCTGGTGATCCGTACCTCCGGCGAACAGCGCATCTCCAACTTCATGCTCTGGCAAGTGGCCTACGCCGAGTGGGTCTTCCCGCCGGTGCTCTGGCCCGACTTCCGTGCGCCGCACCTTCTGGAGTGCCTGCACGAATACCGACGCCGCGACCGCCGATTCGGCGGTGTGGCACCGCAGACGAAGGGACGACCTCAAAAGTGA